ttatatggtaatttttattaaaattgacGTTTTGCCCTTAAAAACTGTGTGCAGAAACCTTTGTGCGGTGGCGTTTTATCAAGCAACACAAACATCCTCTGTGCTTTTTCACgatcttctttttctctttaaattACTAAACAGTTTGAGAAAACCTGCCGAGGAGGTACAGTAATATGGAAAAACTCACTTCTAGAGAATGTCCTGAATAAAGAGGTATTTGTATGTTGTTTACATAATGTTATCCTTAAATCATGTATTGTGGCATTTGTTCCCAATTAAAcctgcattttgtgtttttccttgtttCAAATATCTCGTATCGGTGTCCAGGATCTAAATAGATGGTATCCGTTTtagatttctttatatttaaCAGGTCAGTTTAAATTTGCTCAAGCAGATGCTGTAAATTGGAAAAACCTAAATGAGTATTTGAAGTTTGTGTAGTTTTATATTTCAGGGAGGTGATTTCTCAGAACCTTAGGGTCCCAATATAAATCTGAGGGCTTACATGATTAAAGGGAGAAGGAAAAAAGATATTTCTGTTGGTTGTTAAAATCATTCGTTTCATCTAACTTTTTATACTATGATACTACAAATGACAAGGATAAAAGataactgagtacatttactctacTAAAGTACAGTTTTGAAATACTTTGAAgtactttacttttatactaCTTTCTGATCCACTgttgtattatttatatttgacagctttagttatttgttactttgcagattGAGATTATTAATGCAAAATAGAAATGAGTTAACTAATTGTGATGTAGACAACCGtatataaagtaattaaaattagCTCAAACTTTACCAGCTGCAAAAGTGATGTACACATTAATGGATCAAAAACTATAATCCAGGAGTATAGTGAATCTGAAATGGACCATTCAGCATAAGGACTAATTTTACTTTAAGTAATTTTACTAAGGTATATTTTGAGTCTATTGccttttaagataaaaaaaaaagtgtgaatctCCCTGTTGTAGGATTAATAGAGTTTGAATGCATGGCTTTTACTTGCACTGTAATATTTTCACTTATGTACTTTTTGTGAAAGATCTAAATACTTATTCACCCACAGGAACTGCTTAATTTTTTCATGGGTGTATAGTTGCAGgtcaaatattgtacttttaccCTATTTAGCCTACTAGATATACATGTAAAATACACTATAGCTCTTTAATATGATGCATTAATTTGAATTGGTGCACTTCTTTATCTATGCAGGAAcctagactgtataaaacagccATGTAGGACATGATGTATGACTTGTGAACGGTTTGCGACAGTATTGACGTTTGGTGGCAAGAACTGCGAGTCAATCAGAAAGCACGTGACTTGTGTTTTGCTGTTCATGCGTTCATGCAGGTTTGTCCCCTTTCTTTACTGTGTATGGTTTGTCTGAGCTAAAGCAGCGTTTTTAAACTCCGCGATGTCCGGACACGGTCATGGTCACGGACACGGGCACGGCTGCGGGTGCGAGGCGGAGCACGAGCCCGCGGAGAGGGGCCTGGAGTACGGACTGTACCGACGGATCGACCTGGAGAAGCTGCAGTGCCTGAACGAGAGCAGAGACGGGGATGGGAAGCTGGTGTTCAAACCGTGGGATCAACGGAACGACAGGGATAAGGTAACGGCCGTACAGAGCTTCTTCCCCGGTCAGTGGTGCTGTCCAGGTCCCAAAGACCCAAATAAGTTATACGGGGTTTCCCTGCATGTGTGCGGGATGGGAGTGCAGGTCTGTGGGGCTTTCACTGAACCTCACTGTGGGACTGCGCAGTtatgaaatcaaacaaaacttTGATTTCACTGAGACTACCAAATCACAAGAGGCTATGGGCTGCAGTCATgttatttactttacttattagGGCTTAGCAATATAGTTGAAATCCAGTGGGGAAAGTACATTTATTCAACTACTGGATAAGTGAGGGCTCTTTTTATTATATGCTCCACTGCAGttcagaggcaaatattgtactttttgtttcacaacatttatttgacagttaCTAATCACCTAATTCCCAcataaaatgtatcaaaaacTGAATTTATAAATGCAATGAATTGTTAAATAGGTACTTAAACTAGCTTAACCTTGACCACCTGCGACAGTAAAAGCTATTTATCCAATGGTGCCGCTGTTTATATTCCTAGagttttaatatactgtatgaagagttaatttacaaagacaaatACCAGCCAGTCCTAAAATACATAGACCAATATCAGTTTGATGGATATATCTAATAGGAACTTACAGTGtagtaaaaaaagacatgatttataaaaaaaagagggatATCTTATCAAAACAACTCAACACCAGTTTGACTGATACGCCTTGCACATAATTATGATTTAggaagataaataaaatgaagatATCTCTTTTTGTTAATGAACCTTTATATAACTCAGAAgggctgtgtgtttttttcattgttgctgcAACTCCAATTGCTCACAAAGaattcacatttgtttttcttttagtatGTCGAGAGTGACGCAGATGAAGAGCTGCTGTTCAACATCCCGTAAGTCCTAAAACCACCATCATAATTAGCCTGAACTTTAACCTTTTCTCGTCAATGAAGAAATTGTATGCTGCCTGTAAACGCATTTATTACAAAAAGCAAATATGTTGATGGCAACTCATAAATTAAGATTATCAAATGTGTTGGGATGTATAGTTGGTaacaaggattttttttcagcaataatataaataataataagatgaacttgtgttttttttctgtagtttcAAACCCAAAACGTTTCTGGTTctaatttcagtttttatttttattttttataattcatCATTCATCTTCTTGTGATAGCTCATTTTCGTTTACAGCGTCCCTGTGTTTTATGCCCTGATAGCGTCTCTTTGTGCTTTTGCCCTGTTGTGTCAGAGATGGCAGCGAAGGATTTATGTATCATCACTTTCAGTTTTACAGGCAACGTTAAGCTGAAAGGCATCATCATCTCTGGGGAAAATGACGACTCCCATCCAGCTGAGGTTCGACTGTGAGTGTCTTTTCACTGCTTCTTTAGCCCCGTTTACACAGTGATTGATTGAATACGGCTGTAAAGAAGATCTGCTATTAcgccttcttttctcttttaattCACTGAACCAAACAACACTGGCATAATGCCGCCATAGCATGTGATTTTAGATAGCATGCCAGCTTTCTGAAATCAAAAGAGGCGTGTAACACAACAGCATctaatgtgtgtttgcatgtagtCCCGCCATTACGGCTGTCCCTGTTACACAGACGTCCGATGGGCTCTGTTACTACCTCCTCTGC
Above is a window of Etheostoma spectabile isolate EspeVRDwgs_2016 chromosome 14, UIUC_Espe_1.0, whole genome shotgun sequence DNA encoding:
- the pithd1 gene encoding PITH domain-containing protein 1; translated protein: MSGHGHGHGHGHGCGCEAEHEPAERGLEYGLYRRIDLEKLQCLNESRDGDGKLVFKPWDQRNDRDKYVESDADEELLFNIPFTGNVKLKGIIISGENDDSHPAEVRLYKNIPQMSFDDTGREPEQAFRLNRDPVAELEYPTKIARFSNVQHLSIHISKNFGAESTRVYYIGLRGEYSEAYRHEVTICNYEASANPADHKVESIIPQTNFIS